The Balearica regulorum gibbericeps isolate bBalReg1 chromosome 27, bBalReg1.pri, whole genome shotgun sequence genome contains a region encoding:
- the ARID5A gene encoding AT-rich interactive domain-containing protein 5A isoform X2: protein MEPQDPTAAKTAETLVPEDGSDLEKPVEEATTSGEKEEEEAFLVSLYKFMKDRHTPIERIPHLGFKQINLWKIYKAVEKLGAYELMPPDKVKLEVAASMEDARDAPEGGRVAEGCSSPAVPSPSPSGGCPSLCRPHTETYKRLFSSFYSKGNHPIMSPLAKKKLLAQVSKAESLNCHRRHGSEGWQSASNTGPGHEPPRPAAGHKERSPELLGAQDTAPSVGSEVEPIPSASPSRRDSQPCPQAKEGSPAPTVFTGCFHAYRSEVLKPVSCHPLWGYFSNLKDFFEPPSTFPSRSEEPEQPQDLRSKARQSWSGESQRGAACAAVKACWVPPRAGFASAEPRGKRGQEEAAAAFGPSAKLRAISPFIKEADSRDTGAGSPRGQQGLAKPKAVVASPGYATTLPQAPDIYKGAMLHLPASFGNPLEHLKAQGVPVVPSLSVNPFIVPAFPSPLVAASTQPSDLCRPLATGPGHYPASYESSLRHRVYPAATWHSQPTYASPHVPAFHRHAKL from the exons GAGACTCTGGTCCCAGAGGACGGCTCCGACCTGGAGAAGCCAGTGGAAGAAGCAACAACCAGTGgtgagaaagaggaggaggaagctttCCTTGTCAGCCTCTACAAGTTCATGAAGGACCGACACACGCCCATCGAGAGGATCCCCCACCTTGGCTTCAAGCAGA TTAATCTCTGGAAGATCTACAAAGCTGTGGAGAAGTTGGGAGCCTACGAGCTG ATGCCTCCGGACAAGGTGAAGCTGGAGGTGGCAGCCAGCATGGAGGACGCCAGGGATGCCCCAGAGGGGGGCCGGGTGGCTGAGGGATGCTCCAGCCCAGCGGTCCCAAGCCCGAGCCCCTCGGGGGGGTGTCCCAGCCTCTGCAGGCCCCACACTGAAACCTATAAGcgccttttctccagcttcTACTCCAAAGGCAACCACCCCATCATGTCTCCGCTGGCCAAAAAGAAGCTGCTGGCCCAGGTGAGCAAGGCAGAGTCCTTGAACTGCCACAGACGCCACGGCTCTGAGGGCTGGCAGTCAGCAAGCAACACTGGCCCAGGCCATGAGCCCCCCCGGCCAGCCGCTGGCCACAAGGAAAGGAGCCCAGAGCTGTTGGGAGCTCAGGATACAGCTCCGAGTGTCGGGAGTGAGGTGGAACCCATCCCCAGCGCATCCCCCAGCAGGAGAgacagccagccctgcccacaGGCCAAGGAGGGGAGTCCAGCACCCACTGTCTTCACCGGCTGCTTCCACGCCTACCGCAGCGAGGTGCTGAAGCCTGTCAGCTGCCATCCCCTCTGGGGGTATTTCTCCAacttgaaggatttttttgagCCGCCTTCTACCTTCCCATCACGATCTGAGGAACCGGAACAGCCCCAAGACCTGCGGAGCAAAGCGAGGCAGTCATGGAGTGGGGAGAGCCAACGAggggctgcctgtgctgctgtcaAAGCCTGCTGGGTGCCCCCCAGGGCTGGCTTCGCCTCCGCTGAGCCAAGGGGCAAGCGCGGCCaggaggaggcggcagcggCTTTTGGCCCCTCTGCAAAATTACGCGCCATCTCCCCCTTCATCAAGGAGGCTGACAGCAGGGACACAGGTGCTGGCTCACCCAGGGGCCAGCAAGGGCTGGCCAAACCCAAGGCGGTGGTGGCCAGCCCTGGCTACGCTACAACACTGCCACAAGCCCCGGACATTTACAAGGGAGCAATGCTGCATTTGCCAGCAAGTTTCGGGAACCCACTGGAACACCTCAAAGCCCAGGGGGTGCCAGTGGTGCCATCCCTCTCTGTCAACCCCTTCATTGTCCCCGCTTTCCCCAGCCCTTTGGTGGCTGCCTCCACGCAGCCCTCCGACCTGTGCCGGCCGCTGGCGACTGGCCCTGGGCACTACCCGGCATCCTATGAGAGCTCGCTGCGGCACCGGGTCTACCCGGCAGCGACATGGCACAGCCAACCCACCTATGCCTCCCCACACGTGCCGGCCTTTCACCGCCATGCCAAGCTGTAG
- the ARID5A gene encoding AT-rich interactive domain-containing protein 5A isoform X1 → MEPQDPTAAKTAETLVPEDGSDLEKPVEEATTSGEKEEEEAFLVSLYKFMKDRHTPIERIPHLGFKQINLWKIYKAVEKLGAYELVTGRRLWKNVYDELGGSPGSTSAATCTRRHYERLVLPYVRHLKGEDDKPLPPSKPRKQYKVSKGTETGEKSKRARKEKGRDQMPPDKVKLEVAASMEDARDAPEGGRVAEGCSSPAVPSPSPSGGCPSLCRPHTETYKRLFSSFYSKGNHPIMSPLAKKKLLAQVSKAESLNCHRRHGSEGWQSASNTGPGHEPPRPAAGHKERSPELLGAQDTAPSVGSEVEPIPSASPSRRDSQPCPQAKEGSPAPTVFTGCFHAYRSEVLKPVSCHPLWGYFSNLKDFFEPPSTFPSRSEEPEQPQDLRSKARQSWSGESQRGAACAAVKACWVPPRAGFASAEPRGKRGQEEAAAAFGPSAKLRAISPFIKEADSRDTGAGSPRGQQGLAKPKAVVASPGYATTLPQAPDIYKGAMLHLPASFGNPLEHLKAQGVPVVPSLSVNPFIVPAFPSPLVAASTQPSDLCRPLATGPGHYPASYESSLRHRVYPAATWHSQPTYASPHVPAFHRHAKL, encoded by the exons GAGACTCTGGTCCCAGAGGACGGCTCCGACCTGGAGAAGCCAGTGGAAGAAGCAACAACCAGTGgtgagaaagaggaggaggaagctttCCTTGTCAGCCTCTACAAGTTCATGAAGGACCGACACACGCCCATCGAGAGGATCCCCCACCTTGGCTTCAAGCAGA TTAATCTCTGGAAGATCTACAAAGCTGTGGAGAAGTTGGGAGCCTACGAGCTG GTGACGGGGCGACGGCTCTGGAAGAACGTCTATGATGAGCTggggggcagccctggcagcaccaGCGCTGCCACCTGCACCCGGCGGCACTATGAGAG GCTGGTCCTCCCGTACGTGCGGCATCTCAAGGGGGAGGATGACAAGCCTCTGCCCCCCAGCAAGCCCCGCAAGCAGTACAAGGTCTCCAAGGGCACCGAGACGGGCGAGAAGAGCAAGAGGGCCAGGAAGGAGAAGGGCCGGGACCAG ATGCCTCCGGACAAGGTGAAGCTGGAGGTGGCAGCCAGCATGGAGGACGCCAGGGATGCCCCAGAGGGGGGCCGGGTGGCTGAGGGATGCTCCAGCCCAGCGGTCCCAAGCCCGAGCCCCTCGGGGGGGTGTCCCAGCCTCTGCAGGCCCCACACTGAAACCTATAAGcgccttttctccagcttcTACTCCAAAGGCAACCACCCCATCATGTCTCCGCTGGCCAAAAAGAAGCTGCTGGCCCAGGTGAGCAAGGCAGAGTCCTTGAACTGCCACAGACGCCACGGCTCTGAGGGCTGGCAGTCAGCAAGCAACACTGGCCCAGGCCATGAGCCCCCCCGGCCAGCCGCTGGCCACAAGGAAAGGAGCCCAGAGCTGTTGGGAGCTCAGGATACAGCTCCGAGTGTCGGGAGTGAGGTGGAACCCATCCCCAGCGCATCCCCCAGCAGGAGAgacagccagccctgcccacaGGCCAAGGAGGGGAGTCCAGCACCCACTGTCTTCACCGGCTGCTTCCACGCCTACCGCAGCGAGGTGCTGAAGCCTGTCAGCTGCCATCCCCTCTGGGGGTATTTCTCCAacttgaaggatttttttgagCCGCCTTCTACCTTCCCATCACGATCTGAGGAACCGGAACAGCCCCAAGACCTGCGGAGCAAAGCGAGGCAGTCATGGAGTGGGGAGAGCCAACGAggggctgcctgtgctgctgtcaAAGCCTGCTGGGTGCCCCCCAGGGCTGGCTTCGCCTCCGCTGAGCCAAGGGGCAAGCGCGGCCaggaggaggcggcagcggCTTTTGGCCCCTCTGCAAAATTACGCGCCATCTCCCCCTTCATCAAGGAGGCTGACAGCAGGGACACAGGTGCTGGCTCACCCAGGGGCCAGCAAGGGCTGGCCAAACCCAAGGCGGTGGTGGCCAGCCCTGGCTACGCTACAACACTGCCACAAGCCCCGGACATTTACAAGGGAGCAATGCTGCATTTGCCAGCAAGTTTCGGGAACCCACTGGAACACCTCAAAGCCCAGGGGGTGCCAGTGGTGCCATCCCTCTCTGTCAACCCCTTCATTGTCCCCGCTTTCCCCAGCCCTTTGGTGGCTGCCTCCACGCAGCCCTCCGACCTGTGCCGGCCGCTGGCGACTGGCCCTGGGCACTACCCGGCATCCTATGAGAGCTCGCTGCGGCACCGGGTCTACCCGGCAGCGACATGGCACAGCCAACCCACCTATGCCTCCCCACACGTGCCGGCCTTTCACCGCCATGCCAAGCTGTAG